In Solenopsis invicta isolate M01_SB chromosome 6, UNIL_Sinv_3.0, whole genome shotgun sequence, the genomic window ACCAATATTTACTTACTCATCTCTGTCACATCGCAATTTTCCTTGTATAAACCATTTTGCTATAATTTGCGTAATTTGTTGGTCATCTGcagtttcaaattttgaaatgacACATTCTAAAATAAGGAATATTGTTCGTTTGAATCAGAATTATTGAAAATCTGTATGACTaacacataattaaataattaattaataacatgattgagaattaattaaaatttgtttataaattttctattaagaaATAGAATGTCTATAacttttcttattataaaacaaaactcaattcaaaagtataattttttcattattataaattttcataaaaagattgaatatttatgagaaaaagtacgaaaatttataaaaatttttgattacataacacaataaatttttgagaaaatagtaatttttgcgaacagatatattacattataaaacatATGAAAATCCATTAggaattaacaatatattaaaacatcCTTAAAGTATATACTATGGAGGAAACAAACGGTGATGCAAACAAGGCAGAGAGGGGAATAGTTGATCATGATGTTCTCTGTGTCACACTCAATTATCACCGAATAGGTGTTAGGTCTGACGGGCCAATCAAAATTGAAGGAAAGAGAGAGCATCACAATCTACTGTTTTCTTCTCTGTCCTACACACAAGCGATGGCTTTCTCCTTTAGTTATGGTCTaagaaaatatctaaatttctgcaatttaattagaaattatagaaatttagaattgtttacaataatttttctttttttataagaacaTTTTGTTCATTGTTTGACTTACGTTTTATGCATTTGGCgaatattaaatctttaaatgctgtcttttttccatcttttccaTTCCAACAGTACAGGGTGGAAAGAAAATTACTAAtggtatgttttaaaataataaccgTCATTTCATGATAAGTTTTGCCACCTAagtgtttcatataaattatctaaaacataaaaatttaaaataataagtacattttatttgtgatattaaataacacaatttttattccggattaacaataaatatcaagATATCGTACAGCTCCGTGTGAGCATTATAAATAGCAGGTCACGAGTTCGAGCCCACATCCccgtatatttaaatttcaagtaaTTCAGATTTCCCCGTATATTCAGATTTCAAATTATTCGTATTGCAATGATAACTTCACAAGAGCTACAGAAGAATTCTTTAGATGTAGGTGACGTAAAAAGATTGATATGGTCCTATTACTACTACAAACAAATATTGCAATAAGATATCTAATATACTTTACCATGTTTTTGAAAAAGTCTGCTTCTTGAAGGTCTAGTTCTAACTTGTCCAGATCTTCTTTCGTTTTTAAAGGAAAGGATACAATTTCTGTTATGTCAATATCATGCTTCTTATTTTTAAGACTATTTTCCAGTTTTTCTTCAAGACTATTCAATTTCCCATCAATGCGATCTAACTTAGCATCCATTTTATTACATCTACGTAGTAATtccttttttaaatctaaaatattagttataaatacaatattattaaaagtaagtCGCATAAGTATAAAAAAGTCGATGAAGTATAAAAACATGATTCATATGATTATAGATAAATATGTTTAGATACCGATATCTGCCAAAAGTATTGCATTATTGTCTTTTGACACATTTGTTTCAGTGAAAGACTTTTTTGAAACATTCTGCACAGATGTATTATCattactgtgtttttttttagcaGCATTTTCTAAAGGTGAATCCTCCATTGGTACATTATCATTTTTGGAATTCATGGACGTTTTCGAAAATGGTTTCTTTGGCGGGGGAGGTAACATATGTTGACTATCATTATCGCTTTCGTCAGAAACGCTAGTTGTTGTCGTTTTacgacgtttttttttatgagcatCATCGACGTCAGAAGATTCGATGTCCGAAAACTTCTCAGCCAACTTTACTTTTGCCATCCCACTTTCATATGAATCTggattataaacaaattaatgcaattaacaCATTTAGCTAAATGCCATAACATCAGCATGTGATTTTTCTGCAATATTAGcccaaaattgaaatttaattatgagtaaaattatatatagtaagAAATAGGATTATAAATCAATGCTAAAAAGCATATAAAGgcgtatttatttatctatatctAATTGGTTTtgcaaatttgtaataaattacatcTCTACAAATTACGCATTGT contains:
- the LOC113004659 gene encoding uncharacterized protein LOC113004659 isoform X4; this translates as MNRFSVVEFEDGLHLVPTKWLKGSSECFWPTHKNIKRLHKNISECEEPDDETWETVKVVRIFGTANSYESGMAKVKLAEKFSDIESSDVDDAHKKKRRKTTTTSVSDESDNDSQHMLPPPPKKPFSKTSMNSKNDNVPMEDSPLENAAKKKHSNDNTSVQNVSKKSFTETNVSKDNNAILLADIDLKKELLRRCNKMDAKLDRIDGKLNSLEEKLENSLKNKKHDIDITEIVSFPLKTKEDLDKLELDLQEADFFKNMIIYMKHLGGKTYHEMTVIILKHTISNFLSTLYCWNGKDGKKTAFKDLIFAKCIKQI
- the LOC113004659 gene encoding uncharacterized protein LOC113004659 isoform X2 → MNRFSVVEFEDGLHLVPTKWLKGSSECFWPTHKNIKRLHKNISECEEPDDETWETVKVVRIFGTANSYESGMAKVKLAEKFSDIESSDVDDAHKKKRRKTTTTSVSDESDNDSQHMLPPPPKKPFSKTSMNSKNDNVPMEDSPLENAAKKKHSNDNTSVQNVSKKSFTETNVSKDNNAILLADIDLKKELLRRCNKMDAKLDRIDGKLNSLEEKLENSLKNKKHDIDITEIVSFPLKTKEDLDKLELDLQEADFFKNMIIYMKHLGGKTYHEMTVIILKHTISNFLSTLYCWNGKDGKKTAFKDLIFAKCIKQCVISKFETADDQQITQIIAKWFIQGKLRCDRDEERLQRNQKKSQD
- the LOC113004659 gene encoding uncharacterized protein LOC113004659 isoform X3; translation: MNRFSVVEFEDGLHLVPTKWLKGSSECFWPTHKNIKRLHKNISECEEPDDETWETVKVVRIFGTANSYESGMAKVKLAEKFSDIESSDVDDAHKKKRRKTTTTSVSDESDNDSQHMLPPPPKKPFSKTSMNSKNDNVPMEDSPLENAAKKKHSNDNTSVQNVSKKSFTETNVSKDNNAILLADIDLKKELLRRCNKMDAKLDRIDGKLNSLEEKLENSLKNKKHDIDITEIVSFPLKTKEDLDKLELDLQEADFFKNMIIYMKHLGGKTYHEMTVIILKHTISNFLSTLYCWNGKDGKKTAFKDLIFAKCIKHDQQITQIIAKWFIQGKLRCDRDEERLQRNQKKSQD